From Psychrobacillus sp. FSL K6-2836, a single genomic window includes:
- a CDS encoding PIN/TRAM domain-containing protein: MLKWIIQIAFVLIGGTLGLLFLPHLYELFNLSNNPWIHNPYVSVLVGAILLYVAALFMTDYLVNFIKWMEERLLKAPIGDLLFGTLGLVTGLIVAFFLGSAFNNIAILGIGSVVQVLLSIVLGYLGFQVGFKKRDELLQVFTPSKQNSSKKKTEDEDNQELSLGTYKLLDTSVIIDGRIADISVTGFIEGVLVVPQFVLTELQHIADSSDTLKRTRGRRGLDVLKKLQTERASAVLIVEEDFEDIQEVDLKLVRLAKKMNGIVVTNDFNLNKVCDLHQVRVLNINDLANAVKPVVIPGEIMHVVVIKDGKEHNQGVAYLDDGTMIVVEGGKAYIGQAINVEVTSVLQTSAGRMIFAKPQDSK, from the coding sequence TTGTTAAAATGGATTATTCAAATTGCGTTTGTTTTAATAGGTGGAACATTGGGGTTGCTATTCTTACCGCACTTATACGAGCTTTTTAATTTATCTAACAACCCTTGGATTCACAATCCGTATGTATCTGTTTTAGTTGGAGCCATTTTGTTATACGTGGCTGCATTATTTATGACTGACTACTTAGTTAACTTTATCAAGTGGATGGAAGAGCGATTATTAAAAGCGCCCATTGGAGATTTGCTATTCGGAACGCTTGGTCTGGTTACTGGGTTAATCGTTGCCTTTTTCCTTGGTTCTGCGTTTAATAATATCGCTATACTGGGTATTGGATCGGTTGTACAGGTGCTATTGTCTATTGTTTTGGGATACTTAGGTTTCCAAGTCGGTTTTAAAAAACGTGATGAACTGCTTCAAGTTTTTACTCCTTCTAAACAGAATAGTAGCAAAAAGAAAACAGAGGACGAGGATAACCAAGAATTGAGTCTAGGAACTTATAAATTGTTAGATACAAGTGTTATTATCGATGGTCGTATAGCCGATATTTCGGTAACTGGATTTATCGAAGGAGTTCTTGTCGTTCCTCAATTTGTTCTGACGGAGTTACAGCATATTGCCGATTCCTCGGATACGCTTAAAAGAACGAGGGGGCGCCGGGGGTTAGATGTACTGAAGAAACTACAAACAGAGCGAGCTTCTGCTGTGTTAATCGTGGAAGAAGACTTCGAGGATATCCAAGAGGTAGATTTAAAGTTAGTTCGTCTAGCTAAAAAGATGAATGGAATCGTTGTAACGAATGATTTCAATCTAAACAAAGTTTGTGACCTGCATCAAGTGCGTGTTTTGAACATTAATGACTTAGCAAATGCGGTAAAGCCGGTCGTTATTCCCGGGGAAATAATGCATGTTGTCGTTATTAAAGATGGTAAAGAACACAATCAGGGTGTCGCATATTTAGATGATGGAACGATGATCGTTGTGGAAGGTGGTAAGGCATATATTGGACAGGCGATAAACGTAGAAGTGACAAGTGTGCTTCAAACGTCGGCCGGTCGAATGATATTTGCAAAACCACAAGACTCGAAATAA
- the ispD gene encoding 2-C-methyl-D-erythritol 4-phosphate cytidylyltransferase: MIYTVLLPAAGSGKRMGAGQNKLFLELRNIPILIHTLRVFDSDPNCEQIVLAVKKEEKILIEQLLKEYCITKVAAIAEGGDERQHSVYAALKAVTSEGIVLVHDAARPFIHQEVIQQLVEVATATGAAVAAVRAKDTMKKVENGIIQETVNRESLWIIQTPQAFRYTLLEKAERLAEAENFLGTDEAMLVERLGEPVHIVESTYDNVKMTTREDLLYGEVILNKREQEEQ; the protein is encoded by the coding sequence ATGATATATACTGTTTTATTGCCAGCTGCAGGCAGTGGGAAACGAATGGGTGCTGGTCAAAATAAGTTATTTTTAGAACTACGTAATATTCCTATTTTGATACATACTTTACGAGTATTTGACAGTGATCCGAATTGTGAGCAAATAGTATTAGCTGTGAAGAAAGAGGAAAAAATACTTATTGAACAGCTGCTAAAAGAATATTGCATTACGAAGGTCGCTGCAATAGCAGAAGGTGGAGACGAGCGCCAGCATAGTGTATATGCAGCTTTAAAGGCTGTTACATCTGAAGGGATCGTACTCGTTCATGATGCTGCAAGACCGTTTATTCATCAGGAAGTAATACAACAATTAGTGGAAGTTGCAACTGCCACTGGAGCAGCAGTTGCGGCAGTTCGGGCAAAAGATACAATGAAAAAAGTAGAAAATGGTATAATCCAAGAAACAGTCAATCGAGAGAGCTTGTGGATTATTCAAACACCTCAAGCATTCCGGTATACATTACTAGAAAAAGCAGAAAGATTAGCGGAAGCGGAAAATTTTCTTGGAACAGATGAAGCGATGCTTGTAGAAAGATTAGGAGAGCCTGTTCATATTGTTGAAAGTACTTATGATAATGTGAAAATGACAACGAGGGAAGATCTTCTATACGGAGAGGTTATATTAAATAAGCGGGAGCAGGAGGAACAATAA
- the ispF gene encoding 2-C-methyl-D-erythritol 2,4-cyclodiphosphate synthase, with the protein MMRIGQGFDVHEFADNRPLIIGGIEIPYERGLIGHSDADVLLHTITDAALGAIGEGDIGRHFPDTDPDFKDADSAKLLEHIWKLVDAQGYKLGNIDCTIIAQKPKMAPHIETIRARVAELLQADVSQVNVKATTTERLGFTGREEGIASMATILLLKKD; encoded by the coding sequence ATGATGCGAATTGGACAAGGATTCGATGTACATGAATTTGCGGATAATCGTCCGTTAATTATAGGGGGGATTGAAATCCCTTACGAACGAGGGCTAATTGGTCACTCAGATGCAGATGTACTGCTACATACAATTACAGATGCGGCTTTAGGCGCTATTGGAGAAGGGGATATTGGCAGACATTTCCCAGATACAGACCCAGATTTTAAAGATGCAGATTCGGCAAAGCTACTAGAGCATATTTGGAAGCTGGTAGACGCTCAAGGTTATAAGTTAGGGAATATCGATTGTACAATTATCGCACAAAAGCCAAAAATGGCACCGCATATCGAAACAATTCGAGCGCGCGTAGCAGAGTTACTTCAGGCGGATGTATCGCAGGTTAATGTGAAAGCTACAACAACGGAAAGACTTGGATTTACTGGTCGTGAAGAAGGAATAGCATCGATGGCGACAATATTGCTTCTTAAGAAAGACTAA
- the gltX gene encoding glutamate--tRNA ligase, whose protein sequence is MTQEVRVRYAPSPTGFLHIGGARTALFNYLYAKHHNGKFIVRIEDTDIERNVEGGELSQLENLKWLGIDYDESVDIGGPFAPYRQMERLDIYTKHAEEMLEKGNAYKCFCSSEELEAEREVQKEKGIAAPMYNGKCRHLSKEEVQAKEDAGQAYTIRMRVPENVTYTFEDLVRGSVTFESKDVGDWVLVKANGIPTYNYAVVLDDHFMEISHVFRGEEHLSNTPKQLMVFDAFEWACPKYGHMTLIINENRKKLSKRDESIIQFVTQYKDLGYLPEAMFNFFALLGWSPEGEDEIFTKEEFIQNFDVSRLSKSPSMFDKQKLTWMNNQYIKQLPLEKVVELALPHLQKADLLPAELSEDELTWATKLIALYHEQMSFGAEIVELSSLFFDHEIAYTEEASEVLAGEQVPDVMAAFKVQLEGLEIFEATEIKAAIKAVQKETGHKGKNLFMPIRVVTTGQMHGPELADAISLIGKDKVIARVAKFAKQ, encoded by the coding sequence ATGACACAAGAAGTTCGCGTACGCTATGCACCAAGTCCAACAGGCTTTTTACATATTGGAGGAGCACGTACAGCATTATTTAACTACTTATATGCAAAGCACCATAATGGTAAATTTATTGTTCGCATTGAAGATACGGATATTGAGCGTAATGTAGAAGGTGGCGAGTTATCGCAACTTGAAAACTTAAAGTGGTTAGGAATCGACTATGATGAGTCTGTAGATATTGGGGGACCTTTTGCACCGTATCGCCAGATGGAGCGTCTAGATATATATACAAAGCATGCAGAAGAAATGTTAGAAAAAGGAAATGCTTATAAATGTTTCTGTTCTTCCGAGGAATTAGAAGCTGAACGTGAAGTACAAAAAGAAAAAGGTATTGCAGCTCCTATGTACAATGGTAAATGCCGTCATTTATCAAAAGAAGAAGTACAAGCAAAAGAAGACGCAGGTCAAGCCTACACGATTCGTATGCGTGTACCGGAAAATGTAACTTATACATTTGAAGACTTAGTTCGTGGATCAGTTACTTTTGAATCTAAAGACGTTGGTGACTGGGTGCTAGTGAAAGCTAATGGGATTCCAACTTACAACTATGCTGTAGTATTAGATGATCACTTTATGGAAATCTCTCATGTATTCCGTGGGGAAGAACATTTATCGAACACACCAAAACAACTAATGGTCTTTGATGCATTCGAATGGGCATGTCCTAAGTACGGTCACATGACATTAATCATCAATGAAAATCGTAAAAAGCTTTCGAAACGTGATGAGTCGATCATTCAATTCGTTACACAGTACAAGGATCTTGGGTATTTACCAGAAGCGATGTTTAACTTCTTTGCATTATTAGGATGGTCTCCAGAAGGAGAAGATGAAATCTTCACCAAAGAGGAATTCATTCAAAACTTTGATGTATCACGTCTTTCTAAATCACCATCGATGTTCGACAAACAAAAACTTACATGGATGAACAACCAATATATTAAACAGCTACCACTTGAAAAAGTAGTAGAGCTTGCATTGCCACATTTACAAAAAGCAGATCTACTTCCGGCTGAATTATCAGAAGACGAACTTACGTGGGCAACAAAGCTAATTGCTCTTTATCATGAGCAAATGAGTTTTGGTGCTGAAATCGTTGAGTTATCTTCATTATTCTTCGATCATGAAATTGCATATACTGAAGAAGCGTCAGAAGTGTTGGCTGGGGAGCAGGTTCCTGATGTAATGGCTGCATTTAAAGTACAACTAGAGGGATTAGAAATCTTTGAGGCGACTGAGATTAAAGCTGCCATTAAAGCAGTGCAAAAAGAAACAGGTCATAAAGGGAAAAATCTGTTCATGCCAATTCGTGTAGTAACAACTGGTCAAATGCACGGGCCAGAGTTAGCTGATGCTATCAGCTTAATCGGGAAAGATAAAGTAATTGCTCGCGTTGCCAAATTTGCAAAACAATAA
- the cysE gene encoding serine O-acetyltransferase, which yields MFERMKEDIAVVFEQDPAANSKLEVVLTYAGLHAIWSHRIAHAFFKKKFFFLARAISQVSRFFTGIEIHPGATIGRRFFIDHGSGVVIGETCEIGDDCTIYQGVTLGGTGKEKGKRHPTLHNNVLIATGAKVLGSITIGENSKVGAGSVVLKDVPTNSTVVGIPGVVVIQDGIKVKRNLDHQDLPDPFTDRCKQMEAKIEELYKEIDHLTKEKERNWS from the coding sequence GTGTTCGAACGAATGAAAGAAGATATTGCAGTGGTATTTGAACAAGATCCAGCAGCAAATAGCAAGCTAGAGGTGGTATTAACATACGCAGGCCTACATGCAATTTGGAGTCACCGAATTGCACACGCATTCTTTAAAAAGAAATTCTTTTTCTTAGCACGTGCCATTTCACAAGTTAGTAGATTTTTTACAGGTATCGAAATTCACCCTGGGGCGACAATTGGGCGACGCTTTTTTATCGACCATGGCTCTGGAGTAGTTATTGGGGAAACCTGTGAAATCGGCGATGATTGCACGATCTACCAAGGTGTCACACTAGGTGGTACCGGAAAAGAAAAAGGGAAGAGACATCCCACTCTTCATAATAATGTGCTAATTGCTACTGGAGCAAAAGTATTAGGATCGATAACAATTGGTGAAAATAGTAAAGTTGGAGCAGGATCAGTTGTATTAAAAGATGTACCTACTAATTCAACTGTTGTTGGCATTCCAGGTGTAGTCGTAATTCAAGATGGTATAAAAGTGAAGCGAAATCTCGATCATCAGGACCTGCCTGATCCGTTTACTGATCGATGTAAACAAATGGAAGCTAAAATAGAAGAGCTTTATAAAGAAATCGACCACTTAACGAAAGAAAAGGAGAGAAATTGGTCATGA
- the cysS gene encoding cysteine--tRNA ligase, with amino-acid sequence MTIQIFNTLKREKEPFIPLEEGKVKMYVCGPTVYNYIHIGNARPVIVYDTVRKYLQYRGYDVTYVSNFTDVDDKIIKAANELGEEVSELTERFINAYFADVEALGCNRADSHPRVTDHMDQIIEFIKILEEKGYAYESQGDVYYRTRKFDGYGKLSHQSVDDLKVGARIETGVKKEDALDFALWKAAKPGEIFWESPWGQGRPGWHIECSVMAREILGDTIDIHAGGQDLTFPHHENEIAQSEARTGKTFARYWMHNGYINIDNEKMSKSLGNFVLVNDIRQQIDPQVLRLFMLSVHYRNPINYSKELVEQAEAGLDRIRTAYDNLVHRLDTTANLGDHDDIWLQKIADVKVQFEIAMDDDFNTANGIAAIFELSKLANTYLQEKQTSKAILKQFITVMDTLTAVIGLTFAKEKEVLDEEIDALIEERNQARKDRNFARADEIRDQLKELNIILEDTAQGIRWKRG; translated from the coding sequence ATGACAATCCAAATTTTTAATACATTAAAGCGCGAAAAAGAACCGTTTATCCCACTTGAAGAAGGTAAGGTCAAAATGTATGTATGTGGACCAACTGTTTACAATTATATTCATATAGGAAATGCTCGACCTGTAATTGTATATGATACTGTAAGAAAGTATCTACAATATCGTGGGTATGACGTGACATACGTTTCTAACTTCACAGATGTGGATGACAAAATTATTAAAGCGGCCAACGAACTGGGAGAAGAGGTCTCAGAGCTTACGGAACGTTTTATCAACGCTTATTTTGCAGACGTAGAGGCACTTGGTTGCAATCGAGCAGATTCACATCCCCGTGTAACGGATCACATGGATCAAATTATTGAATTTATAAAAATATTAGAGGAAAAAGGGTATGCATACGAATCCCAAGGAGACGTATATTACCGCACGAGAAAATTTGATGGATATGGCAAGCTTTCTCATCAATCTGTAGACGACTTAAAAGTCGGTGCGCGTATTGAAACTGGGGTAAAGAAAGAGGATGCCCTCGATTTTGCACTTTGGAAAGCTGCAAAACCCGGAGAAATATTCTGGGAAAGCCCTTGGGGACAAGGGCGTCCAGGGTGGCATATTGAATGCTCCGTGATGGCTCGCGAAATACTAGGAGATACTATTGATATTCACGCAGGAGGACAGGATTTAACTTTCCCTCACCATGAAAATGAAATTGCTCAGTCAGAAGCAAGAACTGGTAAGACATTCGCAAGATATTGGATGCATAATGGATATATAAATATAGACAATGAAAAAATGTCGAAATCACTCGGAAATTTTGTGTTGGTGAATGATATTCGTCAGCAAATTGATCCTCAAGTATTGCGTCTTTTCATGCTAAGTGTTCACTATCGCAACCCGATTAACTATTCAAAGGAATTGGTGGAGCAGGCAGAGGCAGGTTTAGACCGTATAAGAACTGCTTATGATAACTTAGTTCATCGCTTAGATACCACTGCAAATTTAGGAGACCATGATGATATTTGGTTACAAAAAATTGCAGATGTAAAAGTACAATTTGAAATCGCGATGGATGATGACTTCAATACAGCGAATGGAATTGCGGCTATTTTTGAATTGTCGAAACTTGCGAATACGTATTTACAAGAAAAACAAACCTCTAAAGCTATATTGAAACAATTTATAACTGTAATGGATACATTAACGGCTGTAATAGGGTTAACGTTTGCTAAAGAAAAAGAAGTATTGGATGAAGAAATTGATGCATTGATCGAAGAACGCAATCAGGCAAGAAAGGATCGTAACTTTGCTCGTGCCGATGAAATTAGAGATCAATTAAAAGAGTTAAACATTATTTTGGAAGATACTGCGCAGGGTATCCGATGGAAAAGAGGATAA
- a CDS encoding Mini-ribonuclease 3 gives MENLKLSDVKQLNSLALAYMGDAVFEQVVREHLIRSGRVRPNILHKEATNYVSAKAQATIVKEMLDKGFLSEEEQAILRRGRNAKSGSVPKNTDVITYHHSTAFEAVVGSLYLSGQMERLQEVLHFSINFIDEQKGAKK, from the coding sequence GTGGAAAATTTAAAACTATCAGATGTAAAACAACTAAATTCTTTGGCACTTGCCTATATGGGTGATGCCGTTTTCGAACAAGTCGTTCGGGAACACCTCATCCGCTCTGGGCGAGTTCGACCAAATATTTTGCACAAAGAAGCTACTAACTATGTATCCGCAAAAGCGCAAGCGACGATTGTAAAGGAAATGCTAGATAAGGGATTTTTATCAGAAGAGGAACAAGCAATCCTTCGAAGAGGGCGTAATGCTAAGTCAGGATCAGTCCCAAAAAATACAGATGTCATTACTTATCATCATAGTACTGCGTTTGAAGCGGTCGTTGGGAGTCTATACTTGAGTGGACAAATGGAGCGTTTGCAAGAAGTGTTACATTTTTCGATTAACTTTATCGATGAACAGAAAGGTGCGAAAAAGTAA
- the rlmB gene encoding 23S rRNA (guanosine(2251)-2'-O)-methyltransferase RlmB, whose product MTEKNDQTEQTGELIAGKNPVVEALRAGRDMNKVWLAEGIQKSGVSEIIQLAKDAGIIVQFVPKKKLDNLTDANHQGIVASVAAYRYAELDELFELAASKQEDPLFIILDELEDPHNLGSIMRTADAVGAHGIIIPKRRAVGLTAVVAKASTGAIEHIPVYRAGNLAQTVDELKERGIWIAGTDAEKSTDYRNMDATLPLALIIGSEGKGMSRLLKEKCDFLYYLPMVGHVTSLNASVAASVLLYEIWRVRNPLKG is encoded by the coding sequence ATGACAGAGAAAAATGATCAAACAGAGCAAACTGGAGAGCTTATAGCAGGGAAAAATCCTGTAGTTGAAGCCCTTCGTGCGGGCAGAGATATGAACAAAGTTTGGCTTGCTGAAGGCATTCAAAAAAGCGGCGTATCTGAAATTATTCAACTAGCCAAAGACGCTGGGATAATCGTACAGTTCGTACCTAAAAAGAAGCTAGATAACTTAACAGATGCGAATCATCAGGGGATAGTCGCATCTGTTGCTGCATACCGTTATGCGGAATTAGACGAATTATTTGAGCTAGCAGCAAGCAAACAAGAGGATCCTCTTTTTATTATTTTAGATGAACTTGAGGACCCTCATAATCTTGGTTCTATCATGCGAACTGCAGATGCGGTAGGGGCGCATGGAATTATTATTCCGAAAAGAAGAGCGGTCGGCCTAACAGCGGTAGTTGCAAAAGCATCCACGGGAGCAATTGAACATATTCCGGTCTACCGTGCGGGTAATTTAGCACAAACAGTTGATGAGCTTAAAGAACGTGGTATTTGGATTGCTGGAACGGATGCGGAGAAGTCTACTGATTATCGAAATATGGATGCGACACTTCCACTTGCCCTTATTATTGGTAGTGAAGGAAAAGGAATGAGTCGACTGTTAAAAGAAAAATGTGATTTTCTTTACTATTTGCCAATGGTCGGTCATGTTACGAGTCTAAATGCGTCTGTTGCAGCCTCCGTTTTGTTATATGAAATATGGCGCGTAAGAAATCCGCTAAAAGGATAA
- a CDS encoding NYN domain-containing protein → MQILLVDGYNIIGAWSELRKLKEVKLLEARDRLIELMAEYKAYTGVRVIVVFDAHLVPGVENKKKQYNVEVIYTRKNEIADERIEKLTKELSSRRVQIYVATSDLTEQRVIFGQGALRKSARELEIEMLSISSKITKKVKSIQDDKPASNIPLTTEIAEIFEKWRRGMK, encoded by the coding sequence ATGCAAATTCTACTTGTCGATGGATATAATATCATCGGCGCATGGAGCGAGTTAAGGAAGTTAAAAGAAGTGAAATTACTAGAAGCTAGAGACCGCTTGATCGAGCTGATGGCAGAATACAAAGCATATACAGGTGTTCGAGTGATTGTGGTCTTTGATGCGCACTTAGTACCTGGTGTTGAAAATAAAAAGAAACAATATAACGTAGAAGTTATTTATACGAGAAAAAATGAAATTGCAGATGAACGCATTGAAAAATTGACGAAAGAATTGAGTAGTAGAAGAGTCCAAATATACGTAGCTACATCCGATTTGACCGAGCAACGAGTTATATTTGGTCAAGGGGCTTTACGAAAATCGGCAAGAGAACTGGAAATTGAGATGTTGTCGATTTCCTCCAAAATAACAAAAAAAGTGAAAAGTATTCAGGATGATAAACCCGCTTCTAATATCCCATTAACAACAGAAATTGCAGAAATTTTCGAAAAATGGCGAAGAGGAATGAAATGA
- the sigH gene encoding RNA polymerase sporulation sigma factor SigH, whose product MTSLEETEQNLQLDSLLDEELVEMVHQGNTEALDFLITKYRSFVRMKGRSYFLIGADKEDILQEGMIGLYKAIRDFKEEKLASFRAFAELCITRQIITAIKTATRQKHIPLNSYVSLDKPIYDEESDRTLMDMIAGTVIDDPEELIINREDFDYMEGKMAEILSELEQQVLALYLDGQSYQEISEELNRHVKSIDNALQRVKRKLERYMEIGSNYA is encoded by the coding sequence GTGACATCATTGGAAGAGACAGAGCAGAATCTACAATTGGATAGTTTACTAGATGAAGAGCTTGTAGAGATGGTTCATCAAGGAAACACTGAAGCGCTAGACTTTTTAATAACAAAATACCGTTCTTTTGTCCGTATGAAGGGAAGATCATACTTTTTAATAGGGGCTGATAAGGAAGACATTCTCCAGGAAGGAATGATCGGATTGTATAAGGCGATTCGGGATTTTAAAGAAGAGAAACTTGCTTCTTTTCGAGCGTTTGCCGAATTATGTATCACTCGACAAATAATAACCGCTATTAAAACAGCAACTCGTCAAAAACATATTCCGCTAAATTCCTATGTATCATTGGACAAACCTATATACGACGAGGAATCCGATCGAACATTGATGGATATGATTGCTGGTACGGTTATAGATGACCCGGAAGAACTAATCATTAATCGAGAAGACTTTGATTACATGGAGGGCAAGATGGCTGAAATACTAAGTGAGTTGGAACAACAAGTACTCGCCTTATACTTAGATGGCCAATCTTATCAAGAAATTTCCGAAGAATTGAATCGTCATGTAAAATCGATCGACAATGCATTACAACGAGTGAAGCGAAAACTAGAACGCTATATGGAGATTGGTAGTAATTATGCATAA
- the rpmG gene encoding 50S ribosomal protein L33, producing the protein MAKKIVLSCAQCGNRNYTVPASKENITIRIERKKYCAHCNEHTLHKQTL; encoded by the coding sequence ATGGCAAAGAAGATCGTCTTAAGTTGTGCCCAGTGTGGCAACCGCAATTACACGGTTCCTGCATCTAAAGAGAATATAACAATCCGAATTGAACGTAAAAAGTATTGTGCACATTGCAATGAGCATACACTTCATAAACAAACGTTATGA
- the secE gene encoding preprotein translocase subunit SecE, with protein MANVGGFFKNVMTEMRKVSWPRRKELTKYTVIVLATVVVMAVFFAVVDLGVSELFRWYLAL; from the coding sequence ATGGCTAATGTTGGTGGGTTTTTCAAAAATGTAATGACTGAAATGAGAAAAGTAAGTTGGCCTAGACGTAAAGAGCTTACTAAATACACTGTAATTGTACTTGCTACTGTTGTAGTAATGGCTGTATTTTTTGCTGTAGTTGATTTAGGTGTCTCTGAATTGTTCCGTTGGTATTTAGCGTTATAA
- the nusG gene encoding transcription termination/antitermination protein NusG produces the protein MEKNWYVVHTYSGYENKVKANLEKRVETMGMSDKIFRVYIPEQEETDFKDGKKRVVVRKTFPGYVFVELIMTDDAWYVVRNTPGVTGFLGSSGGGTKPTPLAPEEVQSMLKQMGDSDRVVEVDFTVGELVEVLEGPFAHFQGKVEVIDTDKGKVTVSVDMFGRETNMELDFEQVIKI, from the coding sequence ATGGAAAAAAATTGGTATGTTGTTCATACGTACTCTGGGTATGAAAACAAAGTAAAAGCAAACTTAGAAAAAAGAGTAGAAACAATGGGTATGTCAGATAAAATATTCCGTGTATATATCCCAGAACAAGAGGAGACGGATTTTAAAGATGGCAAAAAACGTGTCGTTGTTAGAAAAACCTTTCCTGGATATGTTTTTGTAGAACTTATTATGACAGATGATGCTTGGTATGTAGTTAGAAATACACCAGGTGTAACTGGATTCCTTGGTTCTTCAGGCGGCGGAACAAAACCAACACCTTTAGCTCCAGAAGAAGTGCAATCTATGCTGAAACAAATGGGTGATTCTGATCGTGTGGTAGAGGTAGACTTTACAGTCGGTGAGTTAGTTGAAGTATTAGAAGGGCCGTTTGCACACTTCCAAGGTAAAGTAGAAGTGATTGACACAGACAAAGGTAAAGTAACTGTTTCTGTAGATATGTTTGGTCGCGAAACCAATATGGAACTTGATTTCGAACAAGTTATTAAAATATAA
- the rplK gene encoding 50S ribosomal protein L11 gives MAKKVIKVVKLQIPAGKANPAPPVGPALGQAGVNIMGFCKEFNARTADQAGLIIPVEISVFEDRSFTFITKTPPAAVLLKVAAGIQSGSGEPNRVKVATVKREKVREIAEQKMPDLNAASVEAAMLMVEGTARSMGITIED, from the coding sequence GTGGCTAAAAAAGTGATTAAAGTTGTTAAATTACAAATTCCTGCTGGTAAAGCAAATCCAGCACCGCCGGTTGGTCCAGCATTGGGTCAAGCAGGTGTTAACATCATGGGATTCTGTAAGGAGTTCAACGCACGTACTGCTGATCAAGCAGGTCTAATCATTCCGGTTGAAATTTCTGTATTTGAAGATCGTTCATTTACTTTCATTACAAAAACTCCGCCGGCAGCAGTGTTACTTAAAGTAGCAGCAGGTATTCAATCTGGATCAGGTGAACCGAACCGCGTAAAAGTGGCGACAGTGAAACGTGAAAAAGTTCGCGAAATCGCAGAACAAAAAATGCCAGATTTAAACGCAGCATCTGTTGAAGCAGCTATGTTAATGGTTGAAGGTACTGCACGCAGCATGGGTATTACGATCGAAGACTAA
- the rplA gene encoding 50S ribosomal protein L1, with protein MANKGKKLQEAAKLVEASKLYSAKEAIELAKKTSTVNFDATVEVAFRLGIDTRKNDQQIRGAVVLPNGTGKTQRVLVFAKGEKLKEAEAAGADYVGDTEYINKIQQGWFDFDVIVATPDMMGEVGKIGRVLGPKGLMPNPKTGTVTFDVTKAIEEIKAGKVEYRAEKAGIIHAPIGKVSFEDDKLVENFLAVFDVIQKAKPAASKGVYMKSVNITTTMGPAVKVDAQSIK; from the coding sequence ATGGCTAACAAAGGCAAAAAGTTACAAGAAGCAGCTAAATTAGTAGAAGCTTCAAAATTATACTCAGCTAAAGAAGCAATTGAGCTTGCGAAAAAAACAAGCACAGTTAACTTCGATGCAACTGTAGAAGTTGCTTTCCGTTTAGGAATCGATACTCGTAAAAATGACCAACAAATCCGTGGAGCAGTAGTTCTTCCAAACGGAACTGGTAAAACTCAACGCGTATTAGTATTCGCTAAAGGTGAAAAGTTAAAAGAAGCAGAAGCTGCTGGTGCAGATTATGTGGGCGATACTGAATATATTAACAAAATCCAACAAGGATGGTTTGACTTCGATGTAATCGTTGCAACACCTGATATGATGGGTGAAGTTGGTAAAATCGGTCGTGTACTTGGACCAAAAGGTTTAATGCCAAACCCTAAAACTGGTACAGTTACATTTGATGTAACAAAAGCTATCGAAGAGATTAAAGCTGGTAAAGTAGAATACCGTGCTGAAAAAGCAGGGATCATTCACGCTCCTATCGGTAAAGTTTCTTTTGAAGACGATAAATTAGTAGAAAACTTCTTAGCTGTATTTGATGTAATTCAAAAAGCTAAGCCAGCAGCATCTAAAGGTGTTTACATGAAGTCTGTGAATATCACGACTACAATGGGACCAGCTGTAAAAGTTGACGCTCAATCAATTAAATAA